In the genome of Schistocerca piceifrons isolate TAMUIC-IGC-003096 chromosome X, iqSchPice1.1, whole genome shotgun sequence, one region contains:
- the LOC124722758 gene encoding uncharacterized protein LOC124722758 — MAAMDRSTMMTAWDAPPTLASSMSGKPDQGKVFECTRESTASNHFIAGGKYTRFADWRFIHRTRLGVVPLNGCRRLDGRANNNKACRRCGHNNETLPHVINACMVHSAALQYRHNAVLNRLATAVAGRPRRGNTAVPDIRINQAVIGDSSGLRPVLVITDEAAKTVTIVDVTIPFENRRIALDNARQLKKIKYADVARGLAARGYSVTVDALVVGSLGAWDRQNDAVLRHLGIASRYCQLMRRLMVSDTIKWSRDIYVEHITAYRQYVSP; from the exons atggcggcgatggacCGCAGCACGATGATGACAGCGTGGGACGCACCGCCAACACTGGCGTCGAGCATGTCCGG GAAACCGGACCAGGGGAAGGTGTTCGAGTGCACCAGGGAGTCCACAGCGTCCAACCACTTCATTGCGGGAGGCAAATACACGCGCTTCGCAGACTGGCGCTTCATACATCGCACCAGGCTCGGAGTCGTGCCCCTCAACGGCTGCCGCCGTCTTGATGGGCgggcaaacaacaacaaagcctgccgacgctgtggccacaacaacgagacgctcccacacgtgatcaacgcgtgtatggtgcactcagcagccctgcagtatcgccacaacgcggtcctcaaccgcctcgcgacagcagtcgctgggcggccaaggagaggaaacactgctgttcctgacatcaggatcaaccaagccgtcataggggacagcagtgggctgcgtccggtcctcgtaataactgacgaggccgcgaagactgtgaccatcgtcgatgtgacgatccccttcgagaataggcggattgcgctcgacaacgctcggcaactgaagaagataaagtacgccgacgttgcgcgcggattagccgctcgcggctattccgtcactgtcgacGCCCTGGTTGTCGGCAGTCTGGGGGCGTGGGACCGCCAGAACGATGCAGTGCTTCGGCACCTAGGCATCGCTAGCCGCTACTGCCAACTGATGCGGCGGCTGATGGTGTCTGACACCATCAAGTGGTCCCGCGACATTTACGTGGAACACATTACTGCCTACCGCCAGTATGTGTCCCCCTAG